From Streptomyces griseorubiginosus, one genomic window encodes:
- the paaI gene encoding hydroxyphenylacetyl-CoA thioesterase PaaI gives MADPVASMFAGDQASRALGIELLEHGPGTAVLRMTVTADMVNGHGVAHGGCLFLLADSAFACACNSHGPVTVAAGAGIDFVASAHEGDVLTAVAVERTRYGRSGIYDVSVLRGDEVIAEFRGRSRSIGTSTKESQP, from the coding sequence ATGGCGGACCCCGTCGCGTCGATGTTCGCCGGGGACCAGGCATCCCGGGCGCTGGGCATCGAGCTGCTGGAACACGGTCCGGGAACGGCCGTGCTCCGCATGACCGTGACGGCGGACATGGTCAACGGCCATGGCGTCGCCCACGGCGGCTGCCTCTTCCTCCTCGCCGACTCCGCCTTCGCGTGCGCCTGCAACAGCCACGGGCCGGTGACCGTCGCGGCCGGGGCCGGCATCGACTTCGTCGCCTCCGCCCACGAGGGTGACGTCCTGACGGCCGTCGCCGTGGAGCGCACCCGCTACGGCCGGAGCGGCATATACGACGTGAGTGTCCTGCGGGGTGACGAGGTGATCGCGGAGTTCCGCGGGCGCAGCCGCAGCATCGGTACGAGCACCAAGGAGTCACAGCCATGA
- the paaK gene encoding phenylacetate--CoA ligase PaaK, which yields MTSERETPATAPARRGEPLPDGLLDDGERLSREELRALQLSRLRTTLRHAYDHVELYRKKLDDAGVAPEDCRTLEDLARFPFTTKADLRDTYPFGMFAVPMDQVRRVHASSGTTGRPTVVGYTENDLSMWADMVARSIRAAGGRPGHKVHISYGYGLFTGGLGAHYGAERAGCTVIPASGGMTARQVQIIQDFRPEIIMVTPSYMLTLLDEFERQGVDPRSTSLRVGLFGAEPWTEEMRREIEERMDIHAVDIYGLSEVIGPGVAQECVETKDGLHVWEDHFYPEVVDPITGESLPEGEEGELVFTSLTKEALPIIRYRTRDLTRLLPGTARPAFRRIEKITGRCDDMIILRGVNVFPSQIEEIVLRTPGVAPHFQIELSRRERMDHMTVRVEARPGTPDDQREAAARSIAQGVKDGVGVTVGVTVVDPDTLERSLGKLRRVKDLRKA from the coding sequence ATGACCAGCGAGCGCGAGACCCCGGCGACGGCCCCCGCCCGCCGGGGAGAGCCGCTTCCCGACGGCCTGCTCGACGACGGAGAGCGCCTGTCCCGCGAGGAGCTGCGCGCCCTCCAGCTGAGCCGGCTGCGCACGACCCTGCGGCACGCCTACGACCACGTCGAGCTGTACCGCAAGAAGCTCGACGATGCCGGTGTCGCCCCCGAGGACTGCCGGACGCTCGAGGACCTGGCCCGCTTCCCGTTCACCACGAAGGCCGATCTGCGCGACACCTACCCGTTCGGCATGTTCGCCGTCCCCATGGACCAGGTCCGCCGCGTCCACGCCTCCAGCGGCACCACCGGCCGCCCCACCGTGGTGGGTTACACCGAGAACGACCTGTCGATGTGGGCCGACATGGTCGCCCGTTCGATCCGCGCCGCCGGCGGCCGTCCCGGCCACAAGGTGCACATCTCCTACGGCTACGGCCTGTTCACCGGCGGCCTCGGCGCCCACTACGGCGCCGAGCGGGCGGGGTGCACGGTGATTCCCGCCTCGGGCGGCATGACCGCGCGCCAGGTGCAGATCATCCAGGACTTCAGGCCCGAGATCATCATGGTCACGCCGTCCTACATGCTCACCCTGCTCGACGAGTTCGAGCGGCAGGGCGTCGACCCGCGCTCCACCTCCCTGCGGGTGGGGCTCTTCGGCGCCGAGCCGTGGACGGAGGAGATGCGCCGGGAGATCGAGGAGCGCATGGACATCCACGCCGTCGACATATACGGGCTGTCCGAGGTGATCGGTCCCGGTGTCGCCCAGGAGTGCGTGGAGACCAAGGACGGGCTGCACGTGTGGGAGGACCACTTCTACCCCGAGGTCGTCGACCCGATCACGGGCGAGAGCCTGCCCGAGGGCGAGGAGGGCGAGCTGGTCTTCACCTCGCTCACCAAGGAGGCGCTGCCGATCATCCGTTACCGCACCCGTGACCTGACCAGGCTGCTGCCCGGCACCGCACGGCCCGCGTTCCGCCGTATCGAGAAGATCACCGGCCGCTGTGACGACATGATCATCCTGCGCGGGGTGAACGTCTTCCCGAGCCAGATCGAGGAGATCGTGCTGCGCACCCCGGGGGTCGCACCGCACTTCCAGATCGAGCTGTCCCGGCGTGAGCGCATGGACCACATGACGGTCCGCGTCGAGGCCCGCCCCGGCACCCCCGACGACCAGCGGGAAGCCGCCGCGCGCTCGATCGCCCAGGGCGTCAAGGACGGGGTGGGTGTCACCGTGGGCGTCACGGTCGTCGACCCCGACACCCTGGAGCGCTCCCTCGGCAAGCTGCGCCGGGTCAAGGACCTCCGCAAGGCGTGA